One Luteolibacter rhizosphaerae DNA segment encodes these proteins:
- a CDS encoding DNA-3-methyladenine glycosylase family protein, translated as MSPIHDPALAHLRKSCPSMKALIRRIGPCLMETHGTRSPFQSLVSAVAHQQLNGKAAATILGRFQNLFPRGRFPTAKSLAMVSDEQLRGVGFSRAKAAAIRDIAEKSLSGIVPGSKAIALLSDEEIIARLTQVRGVGRWTVEMLLMFTLGRPDVWPVDDYGVRTGYKIAYGLPELPSPKELHGLGERFRPFRSVAAWYLWRATDTNRSPED; from the coding sequence ATGTCTCCGATCCACGACCCGGCCCTCGCCCACTTGCGGAAATCCTGCCCTTCGATGAAGGCGCTGATCCGGCGTATCGGGCCCTGCCTGATGGAAACCCACGGCACCCGCTCACCCTTCCAATCGCTGGTCAGCGCCGTGGCTCATCAGCAGCTGAATGGAAAGGCGGCCGCCACGATTCTGGGACGCTTCCAGAATCTATTCCCGCGCGGCCGCTTCCCGACTGCGAAGTCGCTCGCCATGGTGAGCGATGAGCAACTGCGCGGGGTGGGATTCTCACGGGCCAAGGCGGCAGCGATCCGCGACATCGCCGAGAAGTCCCTGTCCGGGATCGTGCCGGGCTCGAAGGCGATCGCGCTGCTTTCCGACGAAGAGATCATCGCGCGGCTCACCCAAGTTCGCGGCGTGGGCCGCTGGACCGTGGAGATGCTGCTGATGTTCACCCTCGGCCGTCCCGACGTGTGGCCGGTGGATGACTACGGGGTGCGCACCGGCTACAAGATCGCCTATGGCTTGCCGGAACTGCCATCGCCGAAGGAACTCCACGGTCTGGGAGAGAGGTTCCGGCCCTTCCGTTCGGTAGCGGCATGGTATCTCTGGCGAGCGACGGACACGAACCGCTCGCCGGAGGACTGA